A single window of Anopheles moucheti chromosome 2, idAnoMoucSN_F20_07, whole genome shotgun sequence DNA harbors:
- the LOC128298816 gene encoding LOW QUALITY PROTEIN: glycerol-3-phosphate phosphatase-like (The sequence of the model RefSeq protein was modified relative to this genomic sequence to represent the inferred CDS: deleted 2 bases in 1 codon; substituted 1 base at 1 genomic stop codon), translating into MSDLLHKXIVSFPPRRRVFVRALFANLPCLCFMSILTRSLQHWSRMSKYSGQSLAALSPAEIKQWIDSFDTVLTDCDGVIWVDNNPLPGAPDVINRFIANGKKLFFVTNNSTKTRPEFVEKAVKLGFNVSIDNIISTAYLAAQYLKNVGFSKTVYVIGSTGITKELDAVGIRHIGIGPDTLQGTLADAVGNFVPDPDVGAVIVGFDEHFSFVKMMKAASYLNNPDVIFIGTNTDERFPMPDRVIPGTGSIVKAVVTCAERDPIVMGKPNPHICDIIRKEYDVDPARTLMIGDRCNTDILLGKNCDFQTLLVETGIHNAVDIGKYATSDDPAVKALVPDVYLAKLGDLLPYL; encoded by the exons ATGTCAGATTTGTTGCacaaataaattgtttcttttcct cctagACGACGGGTTTTTGTTCGAGCCCTATTTGCTAATCTCccctgtttgtgttttatgtcTATTTTAACACGGTC CCTCCAACATTGGTCCAGGATGTCCAAATACAGTGGTCAAAGTCTTGCAGCCCTTTCACCGGCTGAGATTAAACAGTGGATCGATTCGTTCGATACGGTGCTGACGGATTGCGACGGTGTGATTTGGGTGGACAACAATCCGCTTCCCGGTGCGCCGGATGTGATAAATCGGTTCATCGCGAATGGCAAAAAGCTTTTCTTCGTGACAAACAATTCCACTAAAACGCGTCCCGAATTTGTGGAGAAAGCTGTTAAGCTAGGATTTAATGTTTCTATC GATAATATAATTTCAACGGCGTACCTCGCCGCACAGTACCTGAAGAATGTGGGATTCTCGAAAACCGTCTATGTGATCGGTTCGACGGGTATCACCAAAGAGCTGGATGCCGTCGGTATACGCCACATTGGCATCGGTCCGGATACGCTCCAGGGCACGTTGGCAGATGCGGTTGGCAACTTTGTGCCCGATCCGGACGTCGGTGCGGTGATTGTCGGCtttgatgaacattttagCTTCGTGAAGATGATGAAAGCCGCCTCGTATCTGAACAATCCGGACGTTATCTTCATCGGAACAAACACGGATGAGCGTTTCCCGATGCCGGACCGGGTCATTCCCGGCACGGGCAGTATTGTGAAGGCCGTGGTTACGTGTGCCGAACGCGATCCTATCGTGATGGGTAAACCTAACCCACACATTTGCGACATCATCCGCAAGGAGTACGATGTGGACCCGGCCCGAACACTCATGATCGGTGACCGGTGCAATACGGACATATTGCTGGGGAAGAATTGCGATTTTCAGACGCTTTTGGTCGAAACGGGTATACATAATGCTGTCGATATCGGCAAGTATGCAACATCCGATGATCCGGCCGTGAAGGCACTCGTTCCCGACGTGTATCTCGCTAAGCTAGGAGACTTACTGCCGTACTTGTAG